A DNA window from Drosophila biarmipes strain raj3 chromosome 2R, RU_DBia_V1.1, whole genome shotgun sequence contains the following coding sequences:
- the LOC108022463 gene encoding patronin isoform X42, whose product MDVETQEIRQARQRASVKWLLSKAFNNRVPDNLKEPFYRDHENQERLKPQIIVELGNATLYCQTLSNLYSDPNYQSMNHWSIIQTLARKGVPVAESSDMPITETVLIQTNPLRINAHMSVIESLMVLYAKEISSGDRVMAAIRRISGNNYQAPPGQSYEQALLGWISHACAALKKRIIKEVDAGLPDENGSRLQTPDIPPVRDFQDLCDGICLALLISYYCPKVVPWTSVRINYLPAVEDSIHNILLVCNFSQKHLPYSVFHMTPEDVTYMRGSMKLNLVLLLTDLFNLFEIHPAKCVCYPGMDGQVPHSNSFGGGLNRRSTPPSEYQTVQSNNFDGSNHAEAFVVHKSRGITTLASMHSQQQQQLHQQHQQQPYHQQAPQQHPSQSQLQIQQQEPLVPARLRQAKEKTNVESKADERGDFVAAGRPSNWEQSRRPSFAGRRSRRNSSSEDSQLTIENFGGSQDQLNTLGRYERDRERKLSNTSVGSAYPVEPAVAVRSSIADARGTLQLGYDTDSGSEKQDRETEKYSMRRQVSVDNVPTVSSHNLSNTGSPLPVARHKQHSSDKDYSSNSGMTPDAYNDTRSTSGYDPESTPVRKSSTSSMPASPAAWQLDVGDDDMRSLENVSKLSTIRMKLEEKRRRIEQDKRKIEMALLRHQEKEDLESCPDVMKWETMSNESKRTPDMDPVDLDKYQQSIAIMNMNLQDIQQDIHRLATQQSQMQAQHLQAQQLMQAQQIANMLNQAYNAPVSAYSSRPPSRDPYQQQLQHQQPQPMAMPQPMQYVNEHGQYMSPPQPAHYMQQQPPQQPQSIYSDNGAAYNNHSNHSPYGGAPQYRSSVVYDDYGQPTNHFYLHESSPQPQAHPQRRTWAHSAAAAAYEQQQQQIQPPLVDVNAWQTQQHQKQKQTWMNRPPSSAGAPSPGSFVLHQNGGGGGGGGGGELQHLFQVQASPQHGQRQMSGSNGVQRQQSLTNLRDNRSPKAPQQMGMPMGMPMQHEDMMAPQSICFIGDEEDVDELERNIIESMQSTRISDFVHQQQQQHQQQLQQQQRLQGHSGRGSSSEDYDSGEMISNKLNITSGNLTYRIPSPSRPSIQANSFQDPRAMAAASGGEEPPEKGFYISFDDEQPKRPKPPLRAKRSPKKEALPGSRDSVDNQATLKRESLSQLHNNNNIGIGGEDVNSKPVTRHSIHGLSNSNSVKSPGNATYNKYTDEPPIQLRQLAVSGAVSPTGNDLRHLEDLTNQSPQQTMQQPMSPTRLQQSSNNAEAAKNKALVIGADPTNLDPDSVDEMERRKEKIMLLSLQRRQQQEEAKARKEIESSQKREKEREKEEERSRKKEEQMARRAAILEQHRLKKAIEEAEREGKTLDRPDLHVKLQPHSSTSTTPRLRQQRTTRPRPKTIHVDDASVDISEASSISSRGKKGSSSNLTGYGQLSSSSMKRDYYRGSQDSLTVKESPDDYPSTSSTPIGRRGSYKTSREPAGVERGRTLSRISVAKGSTLNFRGRKSNSLMNLCGPKLYKQPAAKSNRGIILNAVEYCVFPGVVNREAKQKVLEKIARSEAKHFLVLFRDAGCQFRALYSYQPETDQVTKLYGTGPSQVDEVMFDKFFKYNSGGKCFSQVHTKHLTVTIDAFTIHNSLWQGKRVQLPSKKDMALVI is encoded by the exons ATGGATGTCGAAACACAGGAAATACGACAG GCTCGTCAACGTGCTTCCGTCAAGTGGCTGCTCTCGAAGGCCTTCAACAATCGCGTGCCGGACAACCTGAAGGAGCCCTTCTACCGCGACCATGAGAACCAGGAGCGCCTCAAGCCCCAGATCATCGTGGAGCTGGGCAACGCCACGCTCTACTGCCAGACGCTGTCCAACCTATACTCAGATCCCAACTACCAAAGCATGAACCACTGGTCAATAATACAGACGCTAGCGCGCAAGGGAGTTCCCGTGGCCGAATCCTCGGACATGCCCATTACCGAAACGGTATTAATTCAAACGAATCCGCTGCGAATT AACGCCCACATGTCTGTGATAGAATCGCTGATGGTTTTGTATGCGAAGGAAATATCGTCGGGTGACCGCGTCATGGCGGCCATACGAAG AATATCTGGCAACAACTATCAGGCGCCTCCTGGCCAGTCCTACGAGCAAGCTCTGCTGGGCTGGATTTCGCATGCTTGCGCCGCTCTGAAGAAGCGCATTATCAAGGAGGTGGACGCCGGACTGCCCGATGAGAAT GGCTCTCGTCTGCAGACGCCGGACATACCGCCTGTAAGGGACTTCCAGGATCTGTGCGACGGCATCTGCTTGGCACTGCTCATCTCGTACTACTGCCCAAAGGTGGTGCCGTGGACGAGTGTGCGGATCAACTATCTGCCGGCCGTCGAGGATTCGATTCACAACATCCTGCTGGTGTGCAACTTCTCGCAGAAGCATCTGCCATACAGCGTGTTCCACATGACGCCCGAGGATGTGACCTATATGCGCGG ATCCATGAAGCTGAATCTGGTACTGCTGCTCACGGACCTATTCAACCTGTTCGAGATTCACCCAGCCAAGTGTGTTTGCTACCCCGGCATGGATGGTCAGG TTCCGCACTCGAATTCATTTGGCGGCGGCTTAAATCGCAGATCAACCCCGCCCAGCGAATACCAGACGGTTCAGTCAAACAATTTCGATGGTAGTAATCATGCCGAAG CCTTCGTGGTGCACAAGTCGCGTGGCATCACCACACTCGCCTCCATGcactcgcagcagcagcagcagctccatcagcaacatcagcagcagccatACCACCAGCAGGCACCGCAGCAGCACCCGTCCCAGTCGCAGCTCCAAATCCAGCAGCAGGAGCCCTTGGTTCCGGCCCGCTTGCGCCAGGCTAAAGAAAAGACCAATGTCGAGTCGAAGGCGGACGAGAGAG GCGATTTTGTCGCTGCTGGTCGACCAAGTAACTGGGAGCAGAGCCGCCGGCCAAGCTTTGCAG GTCGTCGCTCGCGCAGGAACTCTTCCAGCGAGGACTCCCAGCTGACCATTGAGAACTTCGGCGGCTCCCAGGATCAGCTGAACACCCTAGGTCGGTACGAACGCGACAGGGAGCGTAAGCTGTCCAACACCAGCGTGGGCAGTGCCTATCCAGTTGAACCCGCTGTGGCCGTGCGATCTTCGATTGCCGATGCTCGGGGCACTTTGCAGTTGGGCTACGATACGGATTCGGGCTCTGAGAAGCAGGATCGGGAGACGGAAAAGTATTCGATGCGCCGGCAGGTCAG TGTCGACAATGTGCCCACGGTTTCGTCGCACAATCTCTCGAATACGGGCAGCCCGTTGCCGGTGGCAAGGCACAAGCAACATTCCAGCGACAAAGactacagcagcaacagcggcatGACGCCGGATGCCTACAACGACACGCGTTCCACCAGTGGCTACGACCCGGAGAGCACTCCCGTGCGCAAGTCCTCGACGAGCAGCATGCCAGCGAGTCCCGCTGCCTGGCAGCTGGATGTGGGAGACGACGACATGCGATCGCTGGAGAATGTCAGCAAGCTGTCCACTATCCGCATGAAGCTGGAGGAGAAGCGGCGGCGCATAGAGCAGGATAAGCGCAAGATTGAGATGGCCTTGCTGCGGCATCAGGAGAAG GAGGATTTGGAGTCGTGTCCGGACGTGATGAAGTGGGAAACCATGAGCAACGAATCGAAGCGCACGCCCGACATGGATCCGGTTGACTTGGACAAGTACCAG CAAAGTATCGCCATCATGAACATGAATCTGCAGGACATCCAGCAGGATATTCACCGTTTGGCCACCCAGCAGAGTCAGATGCAGGCCCAGCACCTGCAGGCGCAGCAGCTGATGCAGGCTCAGCAGATAGCTAACATGCTGAACCAG GCCTACAACGCCCCAGTCAGCGCGTACAGCTCCCGTCCGCCCAGCCGCGATCCctaccagcagcagctccagcaccAGCAGCCACAGCCGATGGCGATGCCCCAGCCGATGCAGTACGTCAACGAGCACGGGCAGTATATGTCGCCGCCGCAGCCCGCCCACTacatgcagcagcagccgccgcagcagccgcagaGCATTTACAGTGACAACGGGGCGGCGTACAACAACCACAGCAACCACTCGCCCTACGGCGGAGCCCCGCAATATCGCAGCAGTGTAGTGTACGACGACTACGGGCAGCCCACCAACCACTTTTACCTGCACGAGTCGTCGCCGCAGCCCCAGGCCCATCCGCAGCGCAGGACCTGGGCCCACTCCGCGGCAGCCGCCGCctacgagcagcagcagcagcagatccaGCCGCCTCTGGTGGATGTAAATGCTTGGCAGACACAGCAGCACCAGAAGCAGAAACAGACGTGGATGAACAGGCCTCCCTCGAGTGCCGGGGCTCCCAGTCCCGGCAGCTTTGTGCTGCACCAGAACGGAGGAggtggcggcggaggcggtggtGGTGAGCTGCAGCACCTGTTTCAGGTGCAGGCTTCTCCTCAGCACGGCCAACGTCAGATGAGCGGCTCCAATGGCGTGCAGCGCCAGCAATCGCTGACGAATTTGCGCGACAATCGCTCGCCCAAGGCGCCGCAGCAAATGGGAATGCCCATGGGGATGCCTATGCAACACGAGGACATGATGGCGCCGCAGAGCATTTGCTTCATCGGTGACGAGGAGGACGTGGATGAGCTGGAGCGCAACATCATCGAATCCATGCAGTCGACGCGCATCTCCGACTTTgtgcaccagcagcagcagcaacaccaacagcagctccagcagcaacagcggtTGCAGGGTCACAGCGGACGAGGCAGCAGCTCAGAGGATTACGACAGCGGGGAGATGATCTCCAACAAGCTGAACATCACCAGCGGCAACCTCACTTACCGCATACCCTCGCCCTCCCGTCCCTCCATCCAAGCCAACAGCTTCCAGGATCCCCGAGCAATGGCAGCGGCATCCGGCGGCGAGGAGCCGCCCGAGAAGGGCTTCTACATCTCTTTCGACGACGAGCAGCCCAAGCGACCCAAGCCACCACTGCGGGCCAAGCGATCGCCCAAGAAGGAGGCTCTTCCTGGAAGCCGGGACAGCGTCGATAACCAGGCGACCCTCAAGCGTGAATCGCTTAGTCAGctgcacaacaacaacaacattggGATTGGTGGTGAGGATGTGAACAGCAAACCGGTGACCAGGCACAGCATCCATGGCCTGAGCAACTCCAACAGTGTCAAATCCCCTGGCAATGCCACATACAACAAGTACACCGATGAGCCGCCCATCCAACTCCGCCAGCTGGCTGTTTCGGGAGCAGTTTCGCCAACAGGCAACGACCTTCGCCACTTGGAGGACTTGACCAACCAGTCACCGCAGCAGACGATGCAGCAGCCGATGTCGCCCACGCGACTTCAGCAGAGCAGCAACAACGCAGAGGCGGCCAAAAACAAGGCGCTGGTCATCGGAGCAGACCCCACTAACTTGGATCCG GACTCTGTGGACGAGATGGAGCGGCGCAAGGAGAAGATCATGCTACTGTCCCTGCAACGTcgccagcagcaggaggaggccAAGGCTCGCAAGGAGATAGAGTCCTCTCAGAAGCGGGAAAAGGAGCGcgagaaggaggaggagcgTTCGCGAAAGAAGGAGGAGCAAATGGCTAGGCGAGCGGCCATTCTGGAACAGCACAGACTCAAGAAAGCCATCGAAGAGGCCGAGCGCGAG GGTAAAACCCTGGACCGGCCCGACTTGCATGTGAAACTGCAACCCCACTCATCCACCTCGACGACTCCGCGGCTGAGGCAGCAGCGCACCACGCGTCCCAGGCCCAAGACGATCCACGTGGACGACGCTAGCGTGGACATCAGCGAGGCTTCCAGCATCTCTAGTCGGGGCAAGAAAGGCTCAAGCTCGAATCTAACTG GCTACGGTCAACTAAGCTCAAGTTCAATGAAAAGAGATTACTACAGGGGCTCGCAAGACTCCCTCACTGTAAAAg AGTCACCGGATGATTATCCCAGTACAAGTTCAACTCCGATTGGACGACGGGGATCGTACAAAACTTCCAGAG AGCCAGCCGGCGTAGAAAGGGGCCGCACTCTGTCGCGTATCTCCGTCGCTAAGGGCAGCACGCTTAATTTCCGGGGCCGAAAGTCCAATTCGCTAATGAATCTGTGCG GTCCTAAACTCTATAAACAACCAGCGGCCAAATCGAATCGTGGGATTATCCTGAACGCCGTTGAGTACTGCGTTTTCCCCGGCGTTGTCAATCGCGAGGCCAAACAGAAAGTGCTGGAGAAGATTGCGCGCTCGGAGGCGAAGCACTTTCTGGTTCTCTTCCGGGATGCGGGCTGCCAGTTCCGCGCCCTCTACAGCTACCAGCCCGAAACGGACCAGGTGACCAAGCTGTATGGCACAGGGCCTAGTCAAGTCGACGAAGTGATGTTCGACAAGTTCTTCAA ATACAACTCAGGAGGCAAGTGCTTCTCGCAAGTGCACACAAAGCATCTGACAGTGACCATCGACGCCTTCACAATACACAATTCCCTGTGGCAGGGCAAGCGGGTGCAGTTGCCCAGCAAAAAGGACATGGCGCTTGTTATCTAA
- the LOC108022463 gene encoding patronin isoform X5, with translation MDVETQEIRQARQRASVKWLLSKAFNNRVPDNLKEPFYRDHENQERLKPQIIVELGNATLYCQTLSNLYSDPNYQSMNHWSIIQTLARKGVPVAESSDMPITETVLIQTNPLRINAHMSVIESLMVLYAKEISSGDRVMAAIRRISGNNYQAPPGQSYEQALLGWISHACAALKKRIIKEVDAGLPDENGSRLQTPDIPPVRDFQDLCDGICLALLISYYCPKVVPWTSVRINYLPAVEDSIHNILLVCNFSQKHLPYSVFHMTPEDVTYMRGSMKLNLVLLLTDLFNLFEIHPAKCVCYPGMDGQDVIARRTLGANEHGICHRRGLTVQPVTPIPDLRSDLDQPPVGSPQNRPPFQVPHSNSFGGGLNRRSTPPSEYQTVQSNNFDGSNHAEAFVVHKSRGITTLASMHSQQQQQLHQQHQQQPYHQQAPQQHPSQSQLQIQQQEPLVPARLRQAKEKTNVESKADERGDFVAAGRPSNWEQSRRPSFAGRRSRRNSSSEDSQLTIENFGGSQDQLNTLGRYERDRERKLSNTSVGSAYPVEPAVAVRSSIADARGTLQLGYDTDSGSEKQDRETEKYSMRRQVSVDNVPTVSSHNLSNTGSPLPVARHKQHSSDKDYSSNSGMTPDAYNDTRSTSGYDPESTPVRKSSTSSMPASPAAWQLDVGDDDMRSLENVSKLSTIRMKLEEKRRRIEQDKRKIEMALLRHQEKEDLESCPDVMKWETMSNESKRTPDMDPVDLDKYQQSIAIMNMNLQDIQQDIHRLATQQSQMQAQHLQAQQLMQAQQIANMLNQQQTYGSQQHLADHHYQQQRPMQQSFGSSPHLPQAYNAPVSAYSSRPPSRDPYQQQLQHQQPQPMAMPQPMQYVNEHGQYMSPPQPAHYMQQQPPQQPQSIYSDNGAAYNNHSNHSPYGGAPQYRSSVVYDDYGQPTNHFYLHESSPQPQAHPQRRTWAHSAAAAAYEQQQQQIQPPLVDVNAWQTQQHQKQKQTWMNRPPSSAGAPSPGSFVLHQNGGGGGGGGGGELQHLFQVQASPQHGQRQMSGSNGVQRQQSLTNLRDNRSPKAPQQMGMPMGMPMQHEDMMAPQSICFIGDEEDVDELERNIIESMQSTRISDFVHQQQQQHQQQLQQQQRLQGHSGRGSSSEDYDSGEMISNKLNITSGNLTYRIPSPSRPSIQANSFQDPRAMAAASGGEEPPEKGFYISFDDEQPKRPKPPLRAKRSPKKEALPGSRDSVDNQATLKRESLSQLHNNNNIGIGGEDVNSKPVTRHSIHGLSNSNSVKSPGNATYNKYTDEPPIQLRQLAVSGAVSPTGNDLRHLEDLTNQSPQQTMQQPMSPTRLQQSSNNAEAAKNKALVIGADPTNLDPDSVDEMERRKEKIMLLSLQRRQQQEEAKARKEIESSQKREKEREKEEERSRKKEEQMARRAAILEQHRLKKAIEEAEREGKTLDRPDLHVKLQPHSSTSTTPRLRQQRTTRPRPKTIHVDDASVDISEASSISSRGKKGSSSNLTGYGQLSSSSMKRDYYRGSQDSLTVKEPAGVERGRTLSRISVAKGSTLNFRGRKSNSLMNLCDTDSGLGRATPPRRAPSPGMGMGASGRHMPSPSGPGSLPPGLISKRRGFDDGSSDFSLTPNLNMEYSGPKLYKQPAAKSNRGIILNAVEYCVFPGVVNREAKQKVLEKIARSEAKHFLVLFRDAGCQFRALYSYQPETDQVTKLYGTGPSQVDEVMFDKFFKYNSGGKCFSQVHTKHLTVTIDAFTIHNSLWQGKRVQLPSKKDMALVI, from the exons ATGGATGTCGAAACACAGGAAATACGACAG GCTCGTCAACGTGCTTCCGTCAAGTGGCTGCTCTCGAAGGCCTTCAACAATCGCGTGCCGGACAACCTGAAGGAGCCCTTCTACCGCGACCATGAGAACCAGGAGCGCCTCAAGCCCCAGATCATCGTGGAGCTGGGCAACGCCACGCTCTACTGCCAGACGCTGTCCAACCTATACTCAGATCCCAACTACCAAAGCATGAACCACTGGTCAATAATACAGACGCTAGCGCGCAAGGGAGTTCCCGTGGCCGAATCCTCGGACATGCCCATTACCGAAACGGTATTAATTCAAACGAATCCGCTGCGAATT AACGCCCACATGTCTGTGATAGAATCGCTGATGGTTTTGTATGCGAAGGAAATATCGTCGGGTGACCGCGTCATGGCGGCCATACGAAG AATATCTGGCAACAACTATCAGGCGCCTCCTGGCCAGTCCTACGAGCAAGCTCTGCTGGGCTGGATTTCGCATGCTTGCGCCGCTCTGAAGAAGCGCATTATCAAGGAGGTGGACGCCGGACTGCCCGATGAGAAT GGCTCTCGTCTGCAGACGCCGGACATACCGCCTGTAAGGGACTTCCAGGATCTGTGCGACGGCATCTGCTTGGCACTGCTCATCTCGTACTACTGCCCAAAGGTGGTGCCGTGGACGAGTGTGCGGATCAACTATCTGCCGGCCGTCGAGGATTCGATTCACAACATCCTGCTGGTGTGCAACTTCTCGCAGAAGCATCTGCCATACAGCGTGTTCCACATGACGCCCGAGGATGTGACCTATATGCGCGG ATCCATGAAGCTGAATCTGGTACTGCTGCTCACGGACCTATTCAACCTGTTCGAGATTCACCCAGCCAAGTGTGTTTGCTACCCCGGCATGGATGGTCAGG ATGTCATCGCCCGGCGCACTTTGGGCGCCAACGAGCACGGGATCTGCCATCGAAGGGGGCTCACTGTGCAGCCCGTCACGCCCATTCCCGATTTGCGCAGCGATCTCGACCAGCCGCCGGTGGGCTCGCCTCAGAACCGACCACCGTTCCAAG TTCCGCACTCGAATTCATTTGGCGGCGGCTTAAATCGCAGATCAACCCCGCCCAGCGAATACCAGACGGTTCAGTCAAACAATTTCGATGGTAGTAATCATGCCGAAG CCTTCGTGGTGCACAAGTCGCGTGGCATCACCACACTCGCCTCCATGcactcgcagcagcagcagcagctccatcagcaacatcagcagcagccatACCACCAGCAGGCACCGCAGCAGCACCCGTCCCAGTCGCAGCTCCAAATCCAGCAGCAGGAGCCCTTGGTTCCGGCCCGCTTGCGCCAGGCTAAAGAAAAGACCAATGTCGAGTCGAAGGCGGACGAGAGAG GCGATTTTGTCGCTGCTGGTCGACCAAGTAACTGGGAGCAGAGCCGCCGGCCAAGCTTTGCAG GTCGTCGCTCGCGCAGGAACTCTTCCAGCGAGGACTCCCAGCTGACCATTGAGAACTTCGGCGGCTCCCAGGATCAGCTGAACACCCTAGGTCGGTACGAACGCGACAGGGAGCGTAAGCTGTCCAACACCAGCGTGGGCAGTGCCTATCCAGTTGAACCCGCTGTGGCCGTGCGATCTTCGATTGCCGATGCTCGGGGCACTTTGCAGTTGGGCTACGATACGGATTCGGGCTCTGAGAAGCAGGATCGGGAGACGGAAAAGTATTCGATGCGCCGGCAGGTCAG TGTCGACAATGTGCCCACGGTTTCGTCGCACAATCTCTCGAATACGGGCAGCCCGTTGCCGGTGGCAAGGCACAAGCAACATTCCAGCGACAAAGactacagcagcaacagcggcatGACGCCGGATGCCTACAACGACACGCGTTCCACCAGTGGCTACGACCCGGAGAGCACTCCCGTGCGCAAGTCCTCGACGAGCAGCATGCCAGCGAGTCCCGCTGCCTGGCAGCTGGATGTGGGAGACGACGACATGCGATCGCTGGAGAATGTCAGCAAGCTGTCCACTATCCGCATGAAGCTGGAGGAGAAGCGGCGGCGCATAGAGCAGGATAAGCGCAAGATTGAGATGGCCTTGCTGCGGCATCAGGAGAAG GAGGATTTGGAGTCGTGTCCGGACGTGATGAAGTGGGAAACCATGAGCAACGAATCGAAGCGCACGCCCGACATGGATCCGGTTGACTTGGACAAGTACCAG CAAAGTATCGCCATCATGAACATGAATCTGCAGGACATCCAGCAGGATATTCACCGTTTGGCCACCCAGCAGAGTCAGATGCAGGCCCAGCACCTGCAGGCGCAGCAGCTGATGCAGGCTCAGCAGATAGCTAACATGCTGAACCAG CAGCAGACCTACGGGTCGCAGCAGCACCTGGCCGATCACCATTACCAGCAGCAGAGACCCATGCAGCAAAGCTTTGGCTCATCGCCGCATCTTCCGCAGGCCTACAACGCCCCAGTCAGCGCGTACAGCTCCCGTCCGCCCAGCCGCGATCCctaccagcagcagctccagcaccAGCAGCCACAGCCGATGGCGATGCCCCAGCCGATGCAGTACGTCAACGAGCACGGGCAGTATATGTCGCCGCCGCAGCCCGCCCACTacatgcagcagcagccgccgcagcagccgcagaGCATTTACAGTGACAACGGGGCGGCGTACAACAACCACAGCAACCACTCGCCCTACGGCGGAGCCCCGCAATATCGCAGCAGTGTAGTGTACGACGACTACGGGCAGCCCACCAACCACTTTTACCTGCACGAGTCGTCGCCGCAGCCCCAGGCCCATCCGCAGCGCAGGACCTGGGCCCACTCCGCGGCAGCCGCCGCctacgagcagcagcagcagcagatccaGCCGCCTCTGGTGGATGTAAATGCTTGGCAGACACAGCAGCACCAGAAGCAGAAACAGACGTGGATGAACAGGCCTCCCTCGAGTGCCGGGGCTCCCAGTCCCGGCAGCTTTGTGCTGCACCAGAACGGAGGAggtggcggcggaggcggtggtGGTGAGCTGCAGCACCTGTTTCAGGTGCAGGCTTCTCCTCAGCACGGCCAACGTCAGATGAGCGGCTCCAATGGCGTGCAGCGCCAGCAATCGCTGACGAATTTGCGCGACAATCGCTCGCCCAAGGCGCCGCAGCAAATGGGAATGCCCATGGGGATGCCTATGCAACACGAGGACATGATGGCGCCGCAGAGCATTTGCTTCATCGGTGACGAGGAGGACGTGGATGAGCTGGAGCGCAACATCATCGAATCCATGCAGTCGACGCGCATCTCCGACTTTgtgcaccagcagcagcagcaacaccaacagcagctccagcagcaacagcggtTGCAGGGTCACAGCGGACGAGGCAGCAGCTCAGAGGATTACGACAGCGGGGAGATGATCTCCAACAAGCTGAACATCACCAGCGGCAACCTCACTTACCGCATACCCTCGCCCTCCCGTCCCTCCATCCAAGCCAACAGCTTCCAGGATCCCCGAGCAATGGCAGCGGCATCCGGCGGCGAGGAGCCGCCCGAGAAGGGCTTCTACATCTCTTTCGACGACGAGCAGCCCAAGCGACCCAAGCCACCACTGCGGGCCAAGCGATCGCCCAAGAAGGAGGCTCTTCCTGGAAGCCGGGACAGCGTCGATAACCAGGCGACCCTCAAGCGTGAATCGCTTAGTCAGctgcacaacaacaacaacattggGATTGGTGGTGAGGATGTGAACAGCAAACCGGTGACCAGGCACAGCATCCATGGCCTGAGCAACTCCAACAGTGTCAAATCCCCTGGCAATGCCACATACAACAAGTACACCGATGAGCCGCCCATCCAACTCCGCCAGCTGGCTGTTTCGGGAGCAGTTTCGCCAACAGGCAACGACCTTCGCCACTTGGAGGACTTGACCAACCAGTCACCGCAGCAGACGATGCAGCAGCCGATGTCGCCCACGCGACTTCAGCAGAGCAGCAACAACGCAGAGGCGGCCAAAAACAAGGCGCTGGTCATCGGAGCAGACCCCACTAACTTGGATCCG GACTCTGTGGACGAGATGGAGCGGCGCAAGGAGAAGATCATGCTACTGTCCCTGCAACGTcgccagcagcaggaggaggccAAGGCTCGCAAGGAGATAGAGTCCTCTCAGAAGCGGGAAAAGGAGCGcgagaaggaggaggagcgTTCGCGAAAGAAGGAGGAGCAAATGGCTAGGCGAGCGGCCATTCTGGAACAGCACAGACTCAAGAAAGCCATCGAAGAGGCCGAGCGCGAG GGTAAAACCCTGGACCGGCCCGACTTGCATGTGAAACTGCAACCCCACTCATCCACCTCGACGACTCCGCGGCTGAGGCAGCAGCGCACCACGCGTCCCAGGCCCAAGACGATCCACGTGGACGACGCTAGCGTGGACATCAGCGAGGCTTCCAGCATCTCTAGTCGGGGCAAGAAAGGCTCAAGCTCGAATCTAACTG GCTACGGTCAACTAAGCTCAAGTTCAATGAAAAGAGATTACTACAGGGGCTCGCAAGACTCCCTCACTGTAAAAg AGCCAGCCGGCGTAGAAAGGGGCCGCACTCTGTCGCGTATCTCCGTCGCTAAGGGCAGCACGCTTAATTTCCGGGGCCGAAAGTCCAATTCGCTAATGAATCTGTGCG ACACAGATTCGGGACTGGGACGCGCCACTCCGCCGAGGCGTGCTCCGTCGCCTGGAATGGGAATGGGCGCTTCAGGTAGGCATATGCCATCTCCCTCCGGACCGGGCTCTTTGCCGCCAGGTTTGATATCGAAACGTCGCGGATTTGATGATGGATCCAGCGATTTCTCTTTAACTCCGAATTTGAACATGGAATATTCGG GTCCTAAACTCTATAAACAACCAGCGGCCAAATCGAATCGTGGGATTATCCTGAACGCCGTTGAGTACTGCGTTTTCCCCGGCGTTGTCAATCGCGAGGCCAAACAGAAAGTGCTGGAGAAGATTGCGCGCTCGGAGGCGAAGCACTTTCTGGTTCTCTTCCGGGATGCGGGCTGCCAGTTCCGCGCCCTCTACAGCTACCAGCCCGAAACGGACCAGGTGACCAAGCTGTATGGCACAGGGCCTAGTCAAGTCGACGAAGTGATGTTCGACAAGTTCTTCAA ATACAACTCAGGAGGCAAGTGCTTCTCGCAAGTGCACACAAAGCATCTGACAGTGACCATCGACGCCTTCACAATACACAATTCCCTGTGGCAGGGCAAGCGGGTGCAGTTGCCCAGCAAAAAGGACATGGCGCTTGTTATCTAA